A single genomic interval of uncultured Sphaerochaeta sp. harbors:
- a CDS encoding alpha-N-arabinofuranosidase has product MKCIVHASKNYVIGTADKRLFSSFVEQLGRCVYGGIYEKDHPLAGEDGLRTDVMKLVKDLDVPMVRFPGGNYVSNHRWEDSVGPVEERPVRLDLAWKALDPNTFGIKEFMDWCQKVGTEPMMALNLGTRGIDEAKDLVEYCNHPGGTALSELRKRHGSEAPYDIRMWCLGNEMDGPWQVGHKTAEEYGRLASEVGKALKLYDPSLELVACGSSNSDMPTFPAWEETVLEHTWDIADYLSLHMYFRNDENDAETFLASSKKMDTFIETIVHVCDYVQAKKRSKKTMYLSFDEWNVWFHSNEHDKTEPDWKVGKHILEDVYTFEDALVVGCLLNSLLKHCHRVKVACLAQLVNVIAPIMTEDGGPSWVQTIYWPFYYASKYGRGKVLDIRLKVPSYENHRYGEVPYADAVLVYHEEEQELDLFVVNRSLDEEMEIDLDATGFSKQMKIIEHITLHHNDLKAVNEKNNPENIKPVVKSGKMDTFIAPRQSWNLFRFSIS; this is encoded by the coding sequence GTGAAATGTATTGTACATGCTTCTAAAAATTATGTAATTGGTACCGCCGATAAGCGGTTGTTTAGTTCCTTCGTCGAACAATTAGGACGATGTGTATATGGTGGTATCTATGAAAAGGATCATCCACTCGCTGGTGAGGATGGACTACGTACCGATGTCATGAAACTTGTCAAGGATCTTGATGTTCCCATGGTTAGATTTCCTGGTGGCAACTATGTATCCAACCATCGTTGGGAAGACTCTGTGGGACCTGTTGAAGAGAGGCCGGTACGTCTTGACCTCGCATGGAAGGCCTTGGACCCCAATACGTTTGGCATTAAGGAGTTTATGGATTGGTGCCAGAAAGTTGGCACAGAACCAATGATGGCCCTCAACCTTGGTACGCGCGGTATCGATGAAGCGAAGGACCTGGTTGAGTACTGTAACCACCCAGGAGGTACTGCCTTAAGTGAACTGAGAAAGCGTCATGGTTCAGAAGCTCCTTATGATATCAGGATGTGGTGCCTGGGTAATGAAATGGATGGACCTTGGCAAGTTGGACACAAGACAGCCGAGGAGTATGGGCGTCTCGCATCAGAAGTGGGAAAGGCTTTAAAGCTCTATGATCCCAGCCTTGAATTGGTAGCTTGTGGTTCCAGTAATAGTGATATGCCTACATTCCCAGCATGGGAAGAGACAGTCCTTGAGCATACTTGGGATATTGCTGACTACCTGTCACTGCACATGTATTTCAGAAATGATGAGAATGATGCTGAGACCTTCCTTGCATCAAGTAAGAAAATGGATACATTCATTGAGACTATTGTGCATGTATGTGACTACGTACAAGCAAAGAAGCGTTCCAAGAAGACCATGTATCTCTCATTTGATGAATGGAATGTTTGGTTCCATTCAAATGAACACGACAAAACAGAACCTGACTGGAAAGTTGGGAAGCATATCCTTGAAGACGTATATACCTTTGAGGATGCCTTGGTGGTTGGTTGTCTCCTCAATAGTTTACTCAAGCACTGTCACCGAGTGAAAGTCGCATGCCTTGCCCAGTTGGTGAATGTCATTGCGCCGATCATGACCGAAGATGGGGGACCGAGTTGGGTTCAAACCATCTATTGGCCTTTCTATTATGCATCAAAGTATGGTAGGGGAAAGGTACTTGATATTCGTTTAAAGGTACCATCCTATGAAAACCATCGCTATGGAGAGGTCCCGTATGCAGATGCAGTGCTTGTGTACCATGAAGAGGAACAAGAACTTGATCTGTTCGTGGTAAACAGAAGCCTGGATGAAGAGATGGAGATTGATTTGGATGCAACAGGTTTTTCTAAGCAAATGAAAATCATTGAGCATATTACATTGCACCATAACGATTTGAAGGCTGTAAACGAAAAAAATAACCCAGAGAATATTAAACCTGTAGTAAAAAGTGGGAAAATGGATACGTTTATTGCTCCAAGGCAATCTTGGAATCTATTCCGGTTCTCAATTTCATAA
- a CDS encoding ArsR family transcriptional regulator, with amino-acid sequence MLKEILLDYSDKEKMLVVAKAIANEARINILELLNERSLSVNEIAEHLELPTSTAALHVSILERAGLLITESQPGIRGSMKVSSRGCDRVLIKLLLDQSDALKENSVVLNMPIGNFVDCDIHPTCGLVSEKSAIGIFDQPCSFYYAERTNAQLLWFYKGYVEYRFPNAVANLGRPKNLDLSFEACSEAPFYRNDWPSDITVWINGREVGTWTSPGDLGGRKGKYNPPWWPDTLNQYGLLNHWVVNSKGTYLNNELIGDVTIEDLLLWESCFISVKIGIKEHAKNIGGVSLFGEHFGDYQQNLLLKLDYVLL; translated from the coding sequence ATGCTCAAAGAGATACTCCTTGATTATTCCGATAAAGAGAAAATGTTGGTTGTTGCAAAGGCAATAGCAAATGAAGCGAGGATCAACATCCTTGAATTGCTGAATGAACGTAGCCTCAGCGTCAACGAAATAGCTGAACATCTTGAACTACCCACCTCAACTGCTGCCTTGCATGTGAGCATACTTGAGCGAGCTGGTTTGCTTATTACTGAGTCCCAGCCAGGGATCCGAGGTTCCATGAAGGTAAGTAGCAGGGGGTGTGATCGTGTATTGATCAAGCTGCTGCTTGATCAATCGGATGCGCTGAAAGAAAATTCAGTGGTTCTGAATATGCCGATTGGGAACTTCGTTGATTGCGACATACATCCTACCTGTGGATTGGTGAGTGAAAAGAGTGCAATCGGTATCTTCGACCAGCCATGTTCTTTCTACTATGCTGAGCGCACCAATGCTCAGTTGCTTTGGTTTTACAAGGGATATGTGGAATATCGTTTTCCCAATGCAGTTGCAAACCTGGGGAGACCAAAAAATCTGGATCTGAGCTTTGAAGCTTGTTCAGAAGCTCCCTTCTACCGGAATGACTGGCCAAGTGATATCACTGTATGGATAAATGGAAGGGAGGTGGGTACCTGGACGAGCCCTGGTGATCTTGGAGGCAGGAAAGGAAAATACAATCCTCCCTGGTGGCCAGATACTTTGAACCAATATGGATTGCTCAATCACTGGGTGGTGAACAGCAAAGGAACGTACCTGAACAATGAACTTATCGGGGATGTAACCATCGAAGATCTCCTTCTCTGGGAGTCATGTTTTATCAGTGTAAAAATCGGCATCAAGGAGCATGCAAAAAATATCGGTGGTGTCAGTCTCTTCGGAGAACACTTTGGTGATTATCAGCAGAATCTTCTCTTGAAATTGGATTATGTATTGCTTTGA
- a CDS encoding methylated-DNA--[protein]-cysteine S-methyltransferase — translation MSDLFSTTYESPLGTLYLTSNQDALLGVSFISEIREEQESNPVLAMTIQQLDAYFNGKLQQFTVPYELQGTAFQKTVWEALCTIPYGTLVSYQDIAIAIGNPKAVRAVGMANNKNPISIIIPCHRVIGKQGSLTGYAGGLDRKQWLLSHERSNQSNT, via the coding sequence ATGAGCGACCTATTTTCAACCACCTATGAAAGCCCCCTGGGCACCCTGTACCTTACAAGTAATCAGGATGCATTGCTGGGGGTTTCTTTCATTTCAGAAATAAGAGAAGAACAAGAAAGTAATCCTGTCCTTGCTATGACGATTCAACAATTGGATGCATACTTCAACGGGAAATTACAGCAATTCACGGTTCCCTATGAACTGCAGGGTACTGCCTTCCAGAAAACAGTTTGGGAAGCTCTTTGTACGATACCCTATGGGACTTTGGTCAGTTATCAGGATATTGCAATTGCCATTGGTAATCCTAAGGCTGTACGTGCTGTAGGAATGGCAAACAACAAGAACCCTATCAGTATAATCATTCCCTGCCACCGGGTTATCGGAAAGCAGGGATCCCTCACAGGGTATGCAGGTGGGCTAGATAGGAAGCAGTGGCTTCTCTCGCATGAAAGATCAAATCAAAGCAATACATAA
- a CDS encoding nitroreductase family protein — protein sequence MENTIINSMKKRRTIYNLGKELPVMKSTLEDAVSGVIKYAPSAFNSQTSRAVILYGDKHDWLWDLILSKLVAMIDDPEQKKQTEEKIAGFKAASGTILFFEEMATIRSLQEQMPLYSENFALWSHHGTGIAQFSVWTVLAELGVGASLQHYGNLIEEEVLAHFNLPSSWSLIAQMPFGSIEKDPGDKDFLPREERVRVIA from the coding sequence ATGGAAAACACCATTATCAATAGCATGAAAAAAAGACGCACAATCTATAATCTGGGAAAAGAACTTCCCGTGATGAAATCTACTCTGGAGGATGCTGTTAGCGGAGTAATCAAATATGCTCCATCTGCATTCAACTCGCAAACAAGTAGAGCTGTCATTCTGTATGGAGATAAGCATGATTGGCTTTGGGATTTGATTCTCTCCAAACTTGTTGCGATGATAGACGACCCTGAGCAGAAAAAGCAGACTGAAGAGAAAATTGCCGGATTCAAGGCAGCTTCGGGAACCATTCTGTTCTTTGAAGAGATGGCAACCATCCGCAGTCTTCAGGAACAGATGCCACTCTATAGCGAAAATTTCGCACTCTGGAGTCATCATGGAACCGGTATTGCACAGTTCTCTGTCTGGACGGTTCTCGCTGAACTTGGAGTTGGTGCCAGCTTGCAGCACTATGGGAATCTCATTGAGGAAGAAGTACTTGCACATTTCAACCTCCCCTCTTCCTGGTCACTGATCGCTCAAATGCCTTTCGGTTCAATTGAAAAAGATCCAGGTGATAAGGATTTCCTTCCTAGAGAGGAACGGGTACGCGTTATCGCATAA
- a CDS encoding alpha-L-arabinofuranosidase C-terminal domain-containing protein: MNTNTATLILEKEYCIGMTDERLFGSFVEHMGSTVYGGIFQPDHSSSDMFGFRQDTLNMLKELHLSVIRYPGGNFVSGFDWKDSIGPKDTRPRRLDLAWKAIESNQFGLDEFMQWLDLLGSNAIQTINLGTGDMRSAVDLLEYCNMDTTTEYSQLRKQYGRNKPYGIKTWCLGNEMDGPWQIAGKSANEYGRLALETGKVMKMLDPSIELILSGSSTSRMDTFPEWDKDILMHCYEIADYISLHHYVDRTCPPQEISKESYFRSAEKAVLLDTPTYLARTLNVEQQIKDIIATCDYVKAVKRSSKTMYLCFDEWNTLSSNKYNQPERKLWEIGEPIDYVPHTMEDALVAASIMMAILRHADRVKIACQSLLVNTGGLVFTSPDGGVTRNTIFYPFLHLSRYGRGIVLKNILMSPVYDCEEKEGVPYIDSLAVFDEENQILSIFAINRAVNTIQLMVDTRDFGSVTEMEQIIMRNDDLHAFNAIGKPETVFPSKIRQVPIEDGKLEVELGSYSWNVVRVKYGKQ, translated from the coding sequence ATGAATACTAATACAGCAACATTGATACTAGAAAAAGAATATTGTATTGGAATGACTGACGAGAGGCTGTTTGGGTCATTTGTTGAACATATGGGATCGACAGTTTACGGAGGTATTTTTCAACCTGATCATTCCTCATCCGATATGTTTGGCTTCAGGCAGGATACTTTAAATATGCTAAAAGAATTACATTTATCAGTCATACGATATCCTGGTGGAAATTTCGTATCGGGATTTGATTGGAAAGATTCAATCGGTCCAAAAGATACACGTCCAAGACGACTCGATCTTGCTTGGAAAGCTATTGAGTCCAATCAGTTCGGTCTTGATGAATTTATGCAATGGCTTGATTTATTGGGAAGTAATGCAATTCAAACGATAAATCTTGGAACAGGAGATATGCGATCTGCTGTTGATCTACTTGAATATTGCAATATGGATACGACTACTGAATATTCCCAGCTTAGAAAACAATATGGACGAAATAAACCTTATGGAATAAAGACATGGTGTCTTGGAAATGAAATGGATGGACCATGGCAGATTGCTGGAAAAAGTGCAAATGAATATGGACGATTAGCTTTGGAAACTGGAAAAGTCATGAAGATGTTGGATCCGTCTATCGAGCTCATCCTTTCAGGTAGCTCGACTTCCCGAATGGACACTTTTCCAGAGTGGGACAAAGATATTCTCATGCATTGTTACGAAATAGCTGACTACATATCCTTACACCATTATGTAGATAGGACTTGTCCTCCTCAAGAAATATCAAAAGAAAGTTACTTTCGTTCGGCAGAGAAGGCAGTACTATTGGATACTCCGACTTATCTAGCCAGAACACTTAATGTAGAACAACAGATTAAAGATATTATTGCTACATGTGATTATGTGAAGGCGGTGAAACGAAGTTCAAAAACAATGTATCTTTGCTTTGATGAATGGAATACTCTTAGCTCTAATAAATATAATCAACCAGAACGTAAACTTTGGGAGATTGGTGAACCTATTGATTACGTTCCACATACTATGGAAGATGCCCTTGTTGCTGCTTCAATTATGATGGCTATTCTTCGACATGCTGATAGAGTTAAAATTGCTTGTCAATCCCTATTAGTTAATACAGGTGGGCTCGTGTTTACTTCGCCTGACGGAGGAGTGACGAGAAATACAATATTCTACCCATTTTTACATTTATCACGATACGGGCGCGGTATAGTCTTAAAGAATATACTTATGTCTCCTGTTTATGATTGTGAAGAAAAAGAAGGAGTTCCCTATATTGATAGTTTAGCAGTATTTGATGAAGAGAACCAAATACTCAGTATTTTTGCTATCAACAGGGCGGTCAATACCATTCAGTTGATGGTCGATACTCGTGACTTTGGATCAGTTACAGAAATGGAACAAATCATTATGAGGAATGATGATTTACATGCATTTAATGCAATCGGTAAACCAGAAACAGTATTTCCTTCAAAAATTCGTCAGGTTCCCATAGAAGACGGAAAGTTAGAAGTTGAACTTGGTTCATACTCATGGAATGTAGTTCGTGTTAAATACGGAAAGCAATAG